From one Lolium rigidum isolate FL_2022 chromosome 4, APGP_CSIRO_Lrig_0.1, whole genome shotgun sequence genomic stretch:
- the LOC124705340 gene encoding uncharacterized protein LOC124705340, whose product MEVEMQLDDDLFFAELSKRISLLITDDDDADFAVAAAAAVQFPDAMHLPPGFSMSPHVPSMLAPPAYTLFHHAASYGSAGDAAGRTWQQPQQHQQQQQCGSKGTGVFIPRSTPGGGAHSKRKGRNWSGSKAHKARAQAEGAVAAGTPVKRR is encoded by the exons ATGGAGGTGGAGATGCAGCTGGACGACGACCTCTTCTTCGCGGAGCTCAGCAAGCGCATCTCGCTCCtcatcaccgacgacgacgacgccgacttcgccgtcgccgccgccgccgccgtgcagtTCCCCGACGCCATGCACCtcccgccg GGTTTCTCTATGTCGCCCCATGTGCCATCGATGTTGGCGCCACCGGCCTACACGCTGTTCCACCACGCCGCCAGCTACGGCAGCGCCGGCGACGCTGCTGGCAGAACGTGGCAGCAACCACAGCAGCATCAGCAACAACAGCAGTGCGGCAGCAAGGGCACCGGCGTGTTCATCCCGCGGTCCacgcccggcggcggcgcgcactCCAAGCGCAAGGGCCGGAACTGGAGCGGCTCCAAGGCGCACAAGGCGCGGGCGCAGGCAGAGGGCGCCGTCGCGGCCGGCACGCCCGTCAAGAGACGTTGA